A genomic window from Betta splendens chromosome 17, fBetSpl5.4, whole genome shotgun sequence includes:
- the xkr4 gene encoding XK-related protein 4 — protein sequence MAAKSDGVLKMKKSDVAFTPLQNSEHSGSVQGLHPGGQSDSAGTGEGDFANGESRCCGAGGSNSTCLRLGREQQKYTLWDCLWIVAAVAVYLADVGTDVWLSVDYYLRREYWWFGLTLFFVVLGSFSVQLFSFRWFVHDFGTEEGAESAADCSHMDGNKLLSGSASHGDVTAPNHPTTPQRQASTASKNTTTNSTASTALGARSRKRSPYYSFCVWFGQSVIHILQLGQIWRYCHTIYLGVRSRQSAETERWRYYWRMVYEFADVSMLHLLATFLESAPQLVLQLCIIIQTHKLQAVQGMTAAASLVSLAWALASYQKALRESRDDKKPISYLAVIIQFCWHFFTIAARVITFALFASVFQLYFGIFIVLHWCIMTFWIVHCETDFCISKWEEIVFDMVVGIIYIFSWFNVKEGRTRCRLFIYYLVILVENAALSTLWYLYRLPHTTDAFAVPALCVIFSSFLTGVVFMLMYYAFFHPNGPRFGRSPSGQGLDLDPTAQFSTLPSEGATNSLRSNRGATTTLERDAAKYSERDGCMPVFQVRPTVPSTPSSRAPRLEETVIKIDLCRNRYPAWERHVLDRSIRKAILAIDCSVSPPRLQYKDDALVQERLEYETTL from the exons ATGGCGGCTAAGTCGGACGGGGTCttgaagatgaagaagagtgACGTGGCCTTCACCCCGCTGCAGAACTCGGAGCACTCCGGCTCGGTGCAGGGGCTCCACCCGGGCGGCCAGTCGGACTCCGCCGGCACGGGCGAAGGGGACTTCGCTAACGGGGAGTCGCGGTGCTGCGGCGCAGGAGGCTCCAACTCGACGTGCCTCCGCCTGGGCAGGGAGCAGCAGAAGTACACGCTGTGGGACTGTCTGTGGATCGTGGCCGCAGTGGCTGTGTATCTGGCCGACGTGGGCACCGACGTGTGGCTGTCGGTCGACTACTACCTCCGCCGCGAATACTGGTGGTTCGGCCTGACGCTCTTCTTCGTGGTGCTGGGCTCCTTCTCGGTGCAGCTGTTCAGCTTCAGATGGTTCGTCCACGACTTTGGCACCGAGGAAGGCGCAGAATCGGCCGCCGATTGCTCCCACATGGATGGCAACAAGCTGCTGAGCGGGTCGGCCTCGCACGGCGACGTTACGGCTCCGAACCACCCGACCACGCCGCAGAGGCAGGCGTCGACCGCCAGCAAGAACACCACGACCAACAGCACGGCGAGCACCGCGCTGGGCGCCAGGAGCAGGAAGCGCTCGCCCTACTACTCCTTCTGCGTGTGGTTCGGCCAGTCCGTGATCCACATCCTCCAGCTGGGTCAGATATGGAg ATACTGTCACACCATCTACCTTGGTGTCCGGAGTCGGCAGAGTGCTGAGACCGAGCGGTGGCGCTACTACTGGAGGATGGTGTATGAGTTTGCAGACGTGAGCATGCTGCACCTGTTGGCCACCTTTCTGGAGAGTGCACCACAGCTGGTGCTACAGCTCTGCATCATCATACAGACACATAAGCTTCAGGCTGTGCAAG GCATGACGGCAGCCGCTTCCCTCGTGTCGCTGGCCTGGGCGCTGGCGTCGTACCAGAAGGCCCTGCGCGAGTCCCGCGATGACAAGAAGCCCATCAGCTACCTCGCTGTTATCATCCAGTTCTGCTGGCACTTCTTCACCATAGCAGCAAGGGTCATCACCTTTGCCCTGTTCGCCTCCGTGTTCCAACTCTACTTTGGCATCTTCATTGTGCTGCACTGGTGCATCATGACCTTCTGGATTGTCCACTGTGAGACTGACTTCTGCATCAGCAAGTGGGAGGAGATTGTGTTCGACATGGTAGTGGGTATAATCTACATCTTCTCCTGGTTTAATGTCAAGGAGGGAAGGACAAG GTGTCGGCTCTTCATCTACTACCTGGTGATCCTGGTGGAGAACGCCGCTCTCAGCACGCTGTGGTACCTGTACCGGCTTCCTCACACCACGGACGCCTTCGCGGTCCCAGCGCTCTGCGTCAtcttcagcagcttcctcaccGGCGTGGTGTTCATGCTCATGTACTACGCCTTTTTCCACCCCAACGGGCCGCGGTTTGGACGCTCGCCAAGTGGACAgggcctggacctggaccccaCTGCTCAGTTCTCCACCCTCCCATCCGAGGGCGCCACTAACTCGCTGCGCTCCAACCGCGGCGCCACCACAACCCTCGAGCGCGATGCGGCCAAGTATTCGGAACGGGACGGCTGCATGCCTGTGTTCCAGGTCCGACCCACGGTGCCGTCCACGCCGTCGTCCCGCGCCCCACGCCTCGAGGAGACTGTCATCAAAATCGACCTGTGTAGGAACCGCTACCCAGCGTGGGAGCGCCACGTCCTCGACCGCAGCATACGCAAAGCAATCCTGGCCATAGACTGCTCTGTGTCTCCTCCACGGCTGCAGTACAAGGACGACGCGCTGGTGCAGGAGAGGCTGGAATATGAGA